A single genomic interval of Peribacillus sp. FSL H8-0477 harbors:
- a CDS encoding heme oxygenase, with protein sequence MLIVTNRIKVKKGMGAVMAPGFTAPGPLDTTEGFVKVEVLLTQNLEDYDELNVNMYWENLDNFTAWRNSDAFKAAHKRPEPSADEVKKESPIIGSELITYEVAAVKEAISK encoded by the coding sequence ATGCTAATCGTAACCAATCGAATCAAGGTAAAAAAAGGCATGGGTGCAGTTATGGCTCCAGGGTTTACAGCACCTGGCCCGCTGGATACAACTGAAGGCTTTGTAAAAGTAGAAGTCCTTTTAACACAAAATCTTGAAGACTATGATGAATTAAATGTAAATATGTACTGGGAAAACCTTGATAACTTTACTGCATGGAGAAATAGCGATGCCTTTAAAGCGGCTCATAAACGTCCTGAACCAAGTGCAGACGAAGTTAAAAAGGAATCACCTATTATAGGCAGTGAACTAATTACCTATGAAGTGGCCGCAGTTAAAGAAGCAATCTCTAAATAA
- the cstA gene encoding carbon starvation protein CstA, whose translation MNAVTVVIASICILLIAYRLYGTFIAAKVLKLNDSIPTPAHTLEDGKDYVPTNKWVTFGHHFAAIAAAGPLVGPILAAQFGYLPGLLWLLIGAVVGGAVHDAVVLFASMRQDGKSLSEVAKKELGPVAGFCTGLAMLFIITITMAGLSMVVLHALENNPWGTFAVGITIPIAMGVGIYHKLTGNLKWATIVGFILIMAGIFLGPQIQNTAFGDFLSLEASTLALILPIYAFFAAALPVWLLLAPRDYLSTFMKIGVFIALIIGVFVVNPDIQFPAFTEFINGGGPIVAGPVWPFISITIACGAISGFHAFVGSGTTPKMLNRWSDIKPVAFGAMLVECLVAIMALIAAVALQPGDYFAINSSPEVFETLGMQTVHLGELSNEIGMDLEGRTGGAVTLAVGMTYIFTAIPWFENLASYFFQFVILFEAVFILTAIDSGTRVARYLIQDFFGEFYKPLKRVDWLPGNLFASALACFVWGYLLYSGDISSIWALFGVSNQLMASIGLIVGTTVILKIADKRWYILTCLIPLAYLYVTVNVAGYWMVKNVYLNSASAGYSVINGVLSIIMLVLGLIIIVTSIKKWTELWKIPQAELVAQSTKSA comes from the coding sequence ATGAATGCAGTTACAGTAGTAATCGCTTCAATCTGTATCTTATTAATTGCCTATCGTTTATACGGTACCTTTATAGCTGCCAAGGTATTAAAACTCAATGATTCCATTCCGACACCCGCACATACACTTGAAGACGGAAAGGACTATGTACCAACAAATAAGTGGGTGACATTCGGACATCATTTTGCTGCTATTGCCGCAGCAGGTCCACTGGTTGGTCCCATTCTTGCAGCCCAATTTGGTTATTTGCCAGGATTGCTCTGGCTGTTAATCGGAGCAGTCGTCGGAGGGGCAGTTCATGATGCTGTCGTCTTATTCGCTTCAATGCGTCAAGATGGAAAATCTCTTTCTGAGGTAGCTAAGAAAGAATTAGGTCCTGTAGCAGGTTTTTGTACAGGTCTAGCTATGCTTTTCATCATTACCATTACAATGGCCGGCCTTTCTATGGTTGTGCTTCATGCTTTAGAAAATAACCCTTGGGGAACCTTTGCCGTCGGTATTACGATTCCAATTGCAATGGGTGTTGGTATCTACCATAAACTCACCGGAAACCTAAAGTGGGCAACCATTGTCGGTTTCATCTTAATTATGGCCGGTATTTTTTTAGGACCACAAATTCAAAATACGGCATTTGGAGATTTCTTATCTCTTGAAGCAAGTACTTTAGCTCTTATTCTCCCAATCTATGCCTTTTTCGCGGCAGCATTACCAGTGTGGCTCTTGCTGGCACCTCGTGATTATCTAAGTACTTTTATGAAAATCGGCGTATTTATTGCCTTAATCATTGGTGTATTTGTGGTTAATCCAGATATCCAATTCCCTGCATTTACTGAATTTATTAATGGCGGGGGGCCGATTGTAGCTGGTCCCGTATGGCCATTTATTTCAATAACAATCGCTTGTGGAGCTATTTCCGGTTTTCATGCATTTGTTGGTTCAGGAACCACACCAAAAATGCTAAATCGCTGGAGTGATATTAAACCCGTCGCATTTGGTGCGATGCTTGTAGAATGTTTAGTTGCAATTATGGCCTTAATTGCTGCGGTTGCCTTACAGCCCGGAGATTATTTTGCCATCAACTCCTCTCCTGAGGTTTTTGAAACACTAGGTATGCAAACTGTTCATTTAGGTGAACTAAGTAATGAAATCGGCATGGACTTAGAAGGTAGAACAGGCGGGGCGGTTACCTTAGCTGTTGGTATGACCTATATCTTCACGGCTATTCCTTGGTTTGAGAACTTAGCTTCTTATTTCTTCCAATTCGTGATCCTATTCGAAGCGGTATTTATCCTAACCGCTATTGACTCAGGCACGCGCGTTGCCCGTTATCTAATTCAAGACTTTTTCGGTGAATTTTATAAACCGCTTAAGCGTGTTGATTGGCTTCCTGGTAATCTATTTGCCAGCGCATTAGCCTGCTTTGTCTGGGGCTACTTACTCTACTCCGGAGATATCAGCTCGATATGGGCACTCTTCGGTGTTTCTAATCAGTTGATGGCATCAATTGGCTTAATTGTTGGTACGACTGTTATTCTAAAAATCGCTGATAAACGCTGGTATATTCTTACCTGCCTGATTCCCCTTGCTTATCTATACGTAACCGTGAATGTTGCCGGATACTGGATGGTTAAGAACGTGTATTTGAATTCAGCATCTGCAGGATATAGTGTAATCAATGGGGTTCTTTCTATTATTATGCTAGTATTAGGCTTAATTATCATCGTTACATCGATAAAGAAATGGACCGAGCTTTGGAAGATTCCGCAAGCGGAATTAGTTGCTCAATCAACTAAATCCGCGTAA
- a CDS encoding amino acid ABC transporter substrate-binding protein/permease, with translation MRKFRQPLMIALMTLLLSFIAPFAQAATTDEKTYQIATDITFAPFEFQETNGEYVGIDIDLLNAIAEDQGFKVEIKPLGFNAAVQALESKQVDGVIAGMSITDERKNKFDFSDPYFDSGVVMAVKEGNDKIKEYKDLKEKKVAVKTGTEGASFATSIKDKYGFKIVTFDDSANMYDDVKTGNSTAVFDDYPVLAYGANQGNGLELVTEKESGGSYGFAVSKGQNPELIQQFNEGLSNLKESGEYDKILDTYLSAPKSDEDKGVLGLIKSSYPSLLKGLGMTLMLTVVSLIIASILGIVFGLCRVAKNKALNILGSIYVDIFRGTPLIVQAFFFYFGVPAALDFRISAITAGLLTLSLNAGAYMAEIVRGGIESVDKGQMEAARSLGLPYKKAMAKVVLPQAITLMIPSFINQFIITLKDTSILSIIGINELTQSGKIIIARNLESFNMWLIVGLMYFIIIMILTKVSQRLERRIQNGKA, from the coding sequence ATGAGGAAATTTCGACAACCGTTAATGATCGCATTAATGACCTTATTACTATCATTCATAGCTCCATTCGCTCAAGCAGCAACAACCGACGAAAAGACCTATCAAATTGCTACAGATATTACTTTTGCACCATTTGAATTTCAAGAAACAAACGGTGAGTATGTCGGTATTGATATCGATTTACTCAACGCGATCGCTGAAGATCAAGGATTTAAAGTAGAAATTAAGCCCTTAGGGTTTAATGCTGCCGTACAAGCTCTTGAATCCAAGCAGGTAGATGGCGTCATTGCTGGTATGAGTATCACCGATGAACGGAAAAATAAATTTGATTTCTCTGATCCATATTTTGATTCTGGTGTGGTCATGGCCGTTAAAGAAGGCAATGACAAAATAAAAGAATATAAAGATTTAAAAGAAAAAAAAGTCGCGGTTAAAACAGGTACAGAAGGTGCAAGCTTTGCTACCAGTATTAAAGATAAATACGGTTTTAAAATTGTCACATTCGATGATTCAGCCAATATGTATGATGATGTAAAAACAGGTAATTCTACTGCTGTTTTTGATGATTATCCAGTTCTTGCTTACGGAGCTAACCAAGGTAACGGACTTGAACTAGTTACGGAGAAGGAATCCGGCGGCTCATATGGTTTTGCCGTTTCTAAAGGACAAAATCCCGAGCTTATTCAGCAATTTAATGAAGGGCTAAGTAATTTAAAAGAATCAGGTGAGTACGACAAGATCTTAGACACGTACCTATCAGCACCTAAAAGCGATGAAGATAAAGGGGTTCTCGGTTTAATCAAATCGAGCTATCCAAGTCTGTTAAAAGGGTTAGGCATGACATTGATGCTGACGGTTGTTTCGTTGATTATCGCTTCCATACTCGGAATTGTATTCGGTTTGTGCCGAGTTGCTAAAAATAAAGCGTTAAATATACTGGGCAGTATTTATGTGGACATATTCCGTGGAACACCGCTGATTGTACAAGCGTTCTTCTTCTACTTTGGTGTTCCTGCTGCACTTGATTTCCGTATTTCAGCAATTACAGCAGGTCTATTGACCCTTAGCTTAAATGCTGGGGCCTATATGGCTGAGATTGTCCGCGGAGGTATTGAATCTGTAGATAAGGGCCAGATGGAGGCTGCACGCAGCTTAGGTCTTCCTTACAAAAAAGCAATGGCAAAGGTTGTTCTTCCTCAAGCCATTACGTTAATGATTCCTTCTTTCATTAATCAATTTATCATCACATTGAAAGATACTTCTATTCTCTCGATCATAGGAATTAATGAATTAACTCAAAGCGGTAAGATCATTATCGCCAGAAATTTAGAATCATTTAATATGTGGTTAATCGTTGGGTTAATGTACTTTATTATTATCATGATTTTAACAAAAGTATCGCAGCGTTTAGAGAGGAGAATCCAGAATGGCAAAGCTTAA
- a CDS encoding SE1832 family protein, whose amino-acid sequence MNKETLDYKIADVKAEFVRLQDDMEKLDSVNGNSGPIEKQLDRLQDELKALYQQRLDVDEE is encoded by the coding sequence ATGAATAAGGAAACCCTCGACTATAAAATCGCCGACGTCAAAGCCGAATTTGTACGCTTACAAGATGATATGGAAAAATTGGATTCTGTAAATGGAAACAGCGGCCCAATTGAAAAACAACTAGACAGGCTTCAGGACGAACTAAAGGCCCTTTATCAGCAGCGATTAGACGTTGATGAAGAATAA
- a CDS encoding DEAD/DEAH box helicase, with product MTKRKFTDYALSDEIVRALEDLGFTVPTEVQNEVIPVALKKKDLVVKSQTGSGKTAAFGIPICEMVDWAENKPQALILSPTRELAVQVKEDITNIGRYKRIKATAVYGKQPFAPQAAELKQKSHVVVGTPGRVLDHIEKGTLALDRLSYLVIDEADEMLNMGFIDQVEAIIHELPKKRVTMLFSATLPEDIKKLSNKHMNNSTDIEIKATGLTTDKIDHYVLEAGDSDKTALLHNLMVVENPDSCIIFCRTKDRVDQLCDDLADLNYPVDKIHGGMEQKERLDVMNEFKRGEFRYLVATDVAARGIDIDSITHVINYDLPLEKESYVHRTGRTGRAGKKGKAITLVTPFEDKFLSEIESYIGFNIPRMKAPSNEEKNNSQADFEKKLAAQPTIKKSKSDQLNSQIMKLYFNGGKKKKIRAVDFVGTIAKINGVSAEDIGIITIQDTVSYVEILNGKGPQVLKAMKNTTIKGKQLKVHEALK from the coding sequence ATGACGAAAAGAAAATTTACAGATTACGCATTAAGTGATGAAATTGTACGTGCACTCGAGGATTTAGGGTTTACTGTGCCAACAGAGGTACAAAACGAAGTGATTCCGGTTGCCCTGAAGAAAAAAGATCTGGTTGTAAAATCACAAACGGGCAGTGGGAAGACAGCGGCATTTGGGATTCCTATTTGTGAAATGGTGGATTGGGCAGAAAATAAACCTCAAGCCTTAATTTTATCACCAACACGTGAACTGGCAGTTCAAGTGAAGGAAGATATCACGAATATCGGGCGTTATAAACGTATAAAAGCAACGGCTGTTTATGGTAAACAACCATTTGCTCCACAGGCAGCTGAGTTAAAACAAAAGAGCCATGTAGTGGTTGGTACACCAGGCCGCGTCCTTGACCATATTGAGAAGGGAACGCTAGCTTTAGATCGTTTGAGTTATCTAGTAATTGATGAGGCAGATGAGATGCTGAACATGGGTTTTATTGATCAAGTAGAAGCAATTATCCATGAACTGCCTAAAAAACGGGTGACGATGCTGTTCTCAGCTACCCTTCCTGAAGATATAAAAAAATTATCAAATAAGCATATGAACAACTCTACGGATATTGAAATAAAAGCAACGGGTTTAACAACGGATAAAATTGATCACTATGTTTTGGAAGCTGGAGATAGTGATAAAACAGCCTTACTTCACAATCTAATGGTGGTAGAAAATCCGGATAGCTGCATTATTTTTTGCCGTACTAAGGATCGTGTTGATCAGCTGTGTGATGATCTTGCGGATTTGAATTACCCAGTGGATAAGATTCATGGTGGAATGGAGCAAAAGGAAAGATTGGATGTCATGAATGAATTCAAGCGGGGAGAATTCCGTTATCTAGTGGCCACAGATGTGGCAGCAAGAGGCATAGATATTGACAGCATCACACATGTCATTAATTATGATCTGCCATTAGAAAAGGAAAGCTATGTACACCGAACAGGCAGAACTGGCCGTGCCGGTAAAAAAGGGAAGGCCATTACGTTGGTTACCCCATTTGAGGATAAATTCTTAAGTGAAATAGAAAGTTATATAGGATTTAATATCCCAAGAATGAAGGCTCCTTCTAACGAAGAGAAAAACAACAGCCAGGCTGATTTTGAAAAGAAACTTGCTGCTCAGCCAACTATTAAAAAGTCTAAAAGTGACCAGTTAAATAGTCAAATCATGAAGCTCTATTTTAATGGAGGCAAGAAAAAGAAAATCCGTGCTGTTGATTTCGTGGGAACCATCGCTAAGATTAATGGCGTTTCAGCTGAAGATATTGGGATCATCACCATTCAGGATACTGTCTCATATGTTGAAATCCTTAATGGAAAAGGACCGCAAGTGTTAAAAGCTATGAAAAATACAACCATAAAAGGTAAACAGCTAAAGGTTCACGAAGCCTTGAAATAA
- a CDS encoding response regulator transcription factor, producing MKHNLLLVEDEALVREIVTDYFENEHWTIYEAETGVLALDLFEQHSIDLVILDIMLPELDGWTVCKQIRKSSDVPIIMLTANGEDDDKVLGYELGADDYVTKPFSPRVLVAQAKALLKRAEGRISGEEFLLQFGSLELNTKSYSVTIAGVDIDLSPKEYDLLIYLVRNKGIVLSRDTILNAVWGFDYFGDIRTVDTHIKKLRAKLGIESERIVTVIRAGYRFEAEK from the coding sequence TTGAAACATAACCTATTATTGGTCGAAGATGAAGCGCTCGTCCGTGAAATTGTGACTGACTATTTTGAAAATGAACATTGGACTATCTATGAAGCAGAAACTGGGGTACTGGCATTAGATCTTTTCGAGCAACATTCCATTGATTTGGTCATCTTGGATATTATGCTCCCCGAATTAGATGGGTGGACGGTTTGCAAGCAAATTAGAAAGTCTTCTGACGTGCCCATTATCATGCTGACCGCCAATGGGGAAGATGACGATAAGGTGTTAGGATACGAGCTCGGCGCTGATGATTATGTGACAAAGCCCTTTAGTCCAAGGGTATTAGTTGCACAGGCTAAGGCTTTGTTAAAACGAGCAGAAGGAAGAATAAGCGGGGAAGAATTTTTGCTGCAGTTCGGTTCGTTAGAATTGAACACCAAGTCCTACTCCGTAACGATTGCCGGAGTAGACATAGACTTATCGCCGAAAGAATATGATTTGCTTATCTATCTAGTCCGAAATAAAGGAATCGTTCTTTCAAGAGATACTATTTTAAATGCCGTTTGGGGATTTGATTATTTTGGGGATATTCGAACCGTTGATACTCATATAAAAAAGTTGCGGGCTAAATTAGGCATTGAAAGTGAAAGAATTGTTACTGTTATTCGTGCGGGCTACCGATTTGAGGCAGAAAAATGA
- a CDS encoding LytR/AlgR family response regulator transcription factor has product MLKVYIVDDEPLARDELRYLLLRSKLVEITGEAASFEEALEQISAYQPDLVFVDIEMTDQNGLQLAKRLQELNPIPSIVFATAYDEFALQAFDLGASDYILKPFDEKRIQQTIEKIILQKTKRNHAISTNPKRIAVSLEGRILLIDCDSILYMTSADGKCTIFTDNQAYTISETLTMLEKKLSGSMFLRVHRSYLVNVEHISEIEPWFNSTYNITMKNGVKVPVSRTYVKDLKELIGF; this is encoded by the coding sequence ATGCTAAAGGTGTATATTGTTGATGATGAACCACTTGCGAGGGATGAACTACGGTATTTGCTGCTCCGCAGTAAACTGGTGGAAATTACCGGAGAAGCAGCGTCTTTTGAAGAGGCATTAGAACAAATTTCTGCCTATCAACCTGACCTCGTCTTCGTTGATATCGAAATGACAGACCAGAATGGCCTGCAGCTGGCAAAACGCCTGCAGGAGCTAAATCCTATACCCTCTATTGTATTTGCGACGGCTTATGACGAATTTGCTCTTCAAGCATTTGACTTGGGTGCGAGTGATTATATCTTAAAACCATTTGACGAAAAACGAATTCAACAGACAATTGAAAAGATCATCCTGCAAAAAACAAAAAGGAACCACGCCATTTCGACTAATCCTAAACGGATTGCCGTTTCACTGGAAGGACGGATTCTTTTAATAGATTGTGATTCGATTCTTTATATGACCTCAGCAGACGGGAAATGCACTATTTTCACGGATAATCAGGCATATACAATCAGTGAAACCCTGACCATGCTGGAAAAGAAGTTAAGCGGCTCTATGTTTCTCCGAGTCCACCGAAGCTATCTGGTAAATGTCGAACATATCAGTGAAATTGAGCCTTGGTTTAATTCGACTTACAACATCACCATGAAAAACGGAGTAAAAGTTCCCGTTTCTCGTACGTATGTAAAAGATTTAAAAGAGCTTATCGGTTTTTAA
- the pulA gene encoding type I pullulanase — MSKEVFVIEHINQHSYIETRSTAEEIDRLFYYDGEDLGNRYHEQATVFRLWAPLAAEVRLVLYEQEEESGKEMLMERSEKGTWAAKLEGDQDGLVYTYKVRSNEQWKEVTDPYARAVTVNGEKGVVVNLKSTNPENWSTEKPKHSSVMDTIIYELHIRDASIHPESGIVHKGKYLGLAETGTTGPTGMDTGLDYIKSLGVTHVQLLPMFDYATVDEADDERLQYNWGYDPNHFNAPEGSYATDPFDPKTRIKEMKQMIQSFHDQGLRVIMDVVYNHVYSVENSSFNKLVPGYYFRYHNGQLVNGTGVGNDTASERMMMRKFIVDSVSYWANEYQLDGFRFDLMGIHDVETMNQVRQALDDIDPSIILLGEGWDLHTTLPADQKANQKNASLMPRIAQFNDFFRDSLKGSTFDTTQKGFISHSPGLEENMKRGICARSYDHITATFTSPSQVVTYAEAHDNHTLWDKLEISNKDLSPAIRKRMHRLASAILLTSQGIPFLHAGQEFMRTKRGEENSYKSPDIINQLDWRRSAEYTDDIEYIKGLITLRKTYPSFRLESYQLIHQNVNWIEAPANVIAYRLFGQPNELVVIYNSNPWEVEVNLPFKGDWSVLVDNEKAGIEDISVYKASSVNVSEISTLILKKND; from the coding sequence TTGTCGAAGGAGGTCTTCGTTATCGAGCATATCAACCAGCACTCATATATAGAGACAAGGAGCACCGCAGAGGAGATTGACCGCCTCTTTTATTATGATGGTGAGGATTTAGGTAATCGGTATCATGAACAGGCAACTGTCTTTCGTTTATGGGCGCCTCTTGCAGCAGAAGTGAGATTAGTACTATACGAACAAGAGGAAGAAAGCGGGAAAGAAATGCTGATGGAGCGTTCTGAGAAGGGAACGTGGGCAGCAAAGTTAGAGGGTGACCAAGACGGCCTAGTGTATACGTATAAAGTAAGAAGCAATGAACAGTGGAAGGAAGTCACTGATCCGTATGCACGTGCTGTAACGGTTAATGGTGAAAAGGGAGTTGTAGTCAATCTCAAGAGCACGAATCCTGAAAATTGGTCGACTGAAAAGCCTAAGCATTCTTCTGTGATGGACACGATTATTTATGAACTTCATATTCGTGATGCCTCTATTCATCCGGAAAGCGGGATTGTTCACAAAGGGAAATATTTAGGATTAGCAGAGACAGGGACGACTGGTCCTACAGGTATGGATACAGGGCTTGATTATATTAAAAGCTTAGGTGTTACGCATGTACAATTGCTGCCGATGTTTGATTACGCAACAGTCGATGAAGCAGACGATGAACGTCTACAATATAACTGGGGGTATGATCCCAATCATTTCAATGCTCCGGAAGGCTCCTATGCAACAGATCCCTTCGATCCGAAAACAAGAATTAAAGAAATGAAACAAATGATTCAATCTTTTCACGATCAAGGATTACGAGTGATTATGGATGTGGTCTACAATCATGTTTATTCGGTTGAAAATTCTTCCTTTAACAAACTAGTGCCTGGTTATTATTTTCGATATCACAATGGTCAATTAGTGAACGGGACAGGCGTAGGAAATGATACGGCATCAGAGCGGATGATGATGAGAAAATTTATTGTTGATTCTGTTTCGTATTGGGCAAATGAATATCAATTGGATGGGTTTCGTTTTGATTTAATGGGGATACATGATGTTGAAACGATGAATCAGGTGCGCCAAGCCTTGGATGACATAGATCCAAGTATCATTCTCCTAGGGGAAGGATGGGATTTACATACAACGCTGCCCGCAGACCAAAAAGCGAATCAAAAAAATGCCTCCCTAATGCCAAGAATTGCTCAATTTAATGATTTTTTTCGTGACAGCTTGAAGGGAAGTACGTTTGACACGACGCAAAAAGGTTTTATCAGCCATTCCCCCGGTCTTGAAGAAAATATGAAAAGGGGTATTTGTGCAAGGAGCTACGACCATATTACAGCGACCTTTACCAGTCCAAGTCAGGTGGTTACTTATGCAGAAGCGCATGATAACCATACACTTTGGGATAAGCTCGAAATCTCGAACAAAGATTTATCGCCTGCGATTCGTAAGCGCATGCATCGTCTTGCTTCAGCTATCCTCTTAACCTCTCAGGGTATTCCTTTTCTTCATGCAGGACAGGAATTTATGCGGACAAAAAGAGGGGAGGAAAATAGTTATAAGTCACCGGACATCATTAACCAGCTCGATTGGAGACGGTCTGCAGAATATACTGATGATATCGAATACATCAAGGGGCTGATTACGCTTCGTAAAACTTATCCGAGCTTCCGTTTGGAATCGTATCAGTTAATTCACCAGAACGTAAACTGGATCGAAGCTCCGGCCAATGTTATCGCATACAGATTGTTCGGTCAACCAAATGAATTGGTTGTGATTTATAATAGCAATCCGTGGGAAGTAGAAGTCAACTTGCCCTTTAAAGGGGATTGGTCGGTCCTTGTAGATAATGAAAAAGCCGGGATAGAAGACATTTCCGTATATAAAGCAAGCTCTGTAAACGTATCAGAAATCAGCACGCTTATCTTAAAAAAGAATGACTAA
- a CDS encoding pseudouridine synthase, translated as MRINKFISESGKASRRGADKLVSEGRVTINGKTAKIGDQVEPGDDIRVSGAQIGIVKNNVYIALNKPVGITSTSEKKVKGNIIDLVNHPLRISHIGRLDKESEGLILLTNDGDIVNEILRAENKHEKEYIVSVDKPITPEFLEKMASGVKILDTITLPCEVTQLSKFDFKIILTQGLNRQIRRMCAELGYEVYRLQRVRIMNIQLGSLPVGQWRDLTKKERNQLFEDLNYEPKEW; from the coding sequence TTGAGAATTAATAAATTTATAAGCGAATCTGGAAAAGCCTCCAGACGCGGAGCAGATAAATTAGTCAGTGAAGGCAGAGTAACGATTAATGGAAAAACTGCTAAAATAGGTGATCAAGTGGAACCTGGAGATGATATTCGCGTCAGCGGAGCCCAAATCGGTATTGTGAAAAACAATGTCTATATTGCGTTAAATAAACCTGTAGGTATCACGAGTACATCAGAAAAAAAAGTTAAAGGGAATATAATTGATTTAGTCAATCATCCTCTGCGCATATCACATATTGGACGCCTTGATAAGGAGTCAGAGGGATTAATTCTCCTTACGAATGATGGGGATATCGTAAATGAAATCTTAAGAGCTGAAAATAAGCATGAAAAGGAATATATTGTTTCAGTAGACAAGCCCATAACACCAGAATTTTTAGAGAAAATGGCTTCTGGTGTAAAAATCCTTGATACGATAACGTTACCGTGTGAGGTTACGCAACTTTCCAAATTTGATTTTAAAATTATCCTCACTCAAGGATTAAATCGTCAAATTCGCCGCATGTGTGCCGAACTAGGGTATGAAGTGTATCGTTTACAGCGGGTAAGGATTATGAATATACAGCTTGGCAGTCTTCCAGTTGGTCAATGGCGTGATCTGACAAAAAAAGAACGTAATCAACTATTTGAGGATTTAAACTACGAACCAAAAGAGTGGTAA
- a CDS encoding amino acid ABC transporter ATP-binding protein — MAKLKVNQLKKSYGSLEVLKGIDLEVQEGEVVCLIGPSGSGKSTLLRCMNLLEEVNGGEVMIDHTLLTDKKVNINKVRENIGMVFQHFNLFPHLSVLDNITLSPIELKKNTKAEAKEIALKLLDRVGLADKANARPAQLSGGQKQRVAIARALAMNPDIMLFDEPTSALDPEMVGEVLAVIQQLATEGMTMVIVTHEMGFAREVANQVIFMDGGLVVEKGTPAEVFTNPTHPRTQDFLDKVL, encoded by the coding sequence ATGGCAAAGCTTAAGGTCAATCAACTGAAAAAATCATATGGTTCATTAGAAGTACTCAAGGGCATTGATCTTGAGGTACAGGAAGGTGAAGTTGTTTGCCTAATTGGTCCCTCTGGTTCAGGAAAAAGCACCCTTTTACGCTGTATGAATTTATTAGAGGAAGTAAATGGCGGAGAAGTGATGATTGATCATACACTGCTGACAGATAAGAAAGTCAATATTAATAAAGTTCGAGAAAATATTGGAATGGTTTTTCAGCATTTTAACTTATTCCCTCATTTATCAGTTCTAGATAATATCACACTTTCTCCAATAGAATTAAAGAAAAATACAAAAGCAGAGGCCAAAGAAATTGCATTGAAATTACTGGATCGCGTTGGTCTGGCAGATAAAGCGAATGCAAGACCTGCTCAACTATCCGGCGGACAAAAACAACGTGTCGCCATCGCAAGAGCCTTGGCCATGAATCCTGATATTATGCTGTTTGACGAACCAACAAGTGCCTTAGATCCAGAGATGGTCGGAGAAGTTCTGGCAGTTATTCAACAATTGGCAACTGAAGGCATGACAATGGTCATCGTTACACATGAAATGGGATTTGCCAGGGAAGTCGCCAACCAAGTCATCTTTATGGATGGCGGATTGGTTGTTGAAAAAGGCACACCTGCAGAAGTGTTTACCAACCCTACACATCCAAGAACACAAGACTTCTTGGATAAAGTTTTATAA